In a genomic window of Streptococcus oralis subsp. tigurinus:
- a CDS encoding ATP-binding cassette domain-containing protein: MNRVILSLKNIDKTYGKEQVLHNVSFDIGKGEICGLIGENGAGKTTLMRILLGLIRADKGEIESVSQHKIGSIIESPALYPNLTGRQHLQYYKTRFGLKTDITKMLELVHLPEPSWDRKVKNYSLGMKQRLSIAIALLDNPELIILDEPVNGLDPQGISDLRKMILNLRDQLGVTFLISSHILSELEFITDKYIIMKQGKILNVMSSQMLATNLSEKIFLKTSDNQILQMFLEKEGVDHFEQDDYLVVTEKEKLMAILEYSVASNLVIQDIYIKKERFEDYYLRNII; this comes from the coding sequence ATGAATCGTGTGATTTTAAGTCTTAAAAATATCGATAAAACATATGGAAAAGAACAGGTTCTCCATAATGTTTCCTTTGATATTGGGAAAGGGGAAATATGTGGCCTTATTGGTGAAAATGGTGCTGGCAAGACAACATTAATGAGAATTCTCCTAGGACTCATTCGAGCTGATAAGGGAGAAATCGAGAGTGTTTCGCAGCATAAGATTGGCAGTATTATCGAATCACCTGCCCTTTATCCAAACTTGACTGGACGTCAACACCTGCAATATTATAAAACAAGATTTGGTTTAAAGACAGATATCACAAAAATGTTGGAATTGGTTCACTTGCCTGAACCGTCATGGGATCGAAAAGTAAAAAACTATTCTCTTGGCATGAAACAAAGATTATCGATAGCAATTGCGCTTTTGGATAATCCAGAGCTTATTATCTTAGATGAACCCGTGAATGGGTTAGATCCTCAAGGGATTTCAGATTTAAGAAAAATGATTTTGAATTTAAGGGATCAGTTAGGAGTTACTTTTTTAATCTCGAGCCATATTCTGTCAGAATTGGAATTTATAACAGATAAGTATATCATCATGAAACAAGGAAAGATTCTAAATGTGATGAGTTCACAAATGCTAGCGACCAATTTATCTGAAAAAATTTTCCTAAAGACAAGTGATAATCAGATTCTACAAATGTTTTTAGAAAAAGAGGGCGTTGACCATTTTGAGCAGGATGACTATCTGGTTGTGACAGAGAAGGAAAAATTAATGGCTATTTTGGAATATAGTGTCGCTTCAAATCTAGTAATACAGGATATTTATATTAAGAAGGAACGCTTTGAGGACTACTATTTGCGTAATATTATCTGA
- a CDS encoding ABC transporter permease: protein MNSLKADMYKFYWEKRGVLPSLLIGLLILLFSLFFKSSNENEPAFRVLISNVSGFIPLLFISANLFFWGEDYSFRTINILLTKEKQRWKLFLYKTLGTFCLSFLYVIIFYSLTALVYLEGDMVLIVSTFLHQLPYYSVIISISLLIFQIFDKVYESCMIYTLYILLFDNLLAYVLPNSGESVKDYLLMTLNLKASPSFSQFTLTNVCYPIVVSIAVLVLALAVFSKKEFK, encoded by the coding sequence ATGAATTCTCTTAAAGCAGATATGTATAAATTTTACTGGGAAAAAAGAGGAGTGCTTCCTAGTTTGTTGATAGGATTATTAATTTTGTTATTCTCCTTATTTTTTAAGTCATCAAATGAAAATGAGCCGGCATTTCGAGTGTTGATTTCAAATGTGAGTGGTTTCATTCCTTTGCTTTTTATCTCTGCCAATTTATTTTTCTGGGGGGAAGATTATAGTTTCCGTACGATCAATATTCTGCTCACAAAAGAAAAACAACGATGGAAGTTATTTTTATATAAAACCTTGGGAACCTTTTGTTTGTCTTTCCTATATGTGATTATTTTTTATAGTTTAACAGCTCTTGTTTATTTGGAAGGGGATATGGTGTTGATTGTTTCGACATTTTTACACCAACTACCATACTATTCTGTCATTATAAGTATCTCGTTATTGATTTTTCAAATATTTGATAAGGTTTATGAATCATGTATGATTTATACACTCTACATTTTACTATTTGATAACCTATTGGCTTACGTCCTTCCAAACTCTGGTGAGAGTGTGAAAGACTATTTACTGATGACTTTAAATTTGAAAGCATCACCAAGTTTTAGTCAATTTACCCTTACAAACGTATGCTATCCTATCGTGGTGAGTATAGCAGTACTTGTGCTTGCGTTAGCTGTATTTAGTAAAAAAGAATTTAAGTAG
- a CDS encoding PadR family transcriptional regulator, with translation MYFPTSSALIEFLILAVLEQGDSYGYEISQTIKLIANIKESTLYPILKKLEASGFLTTYSREFQGRMRKYYSLTNRGVEQLVTLKEEWTLYTDTVNGIIEGSIRHDKN, from the coding sequence ATGTACTTCCCAACATCCTCTGCCTTAATCGAGTTTCTCATCTTGGCTGTACTGGAGCAGGGAGATTCTTATGGTTATGAGATTAGCCAAACCATTAAACTCATCGCCAATATCAAAGAATCTACGCTCTATCCCATTCTCAAAAAATTGGAAGCCAGTGGCTTTCTGACCACCTACTCTAGAGAGTTTCAGGGGCGTATGCGCAAATACTACTCCTTGACCAATCGGGGCGTAGAGCAGCTCGTTACTCTAAAGGAAGAGTGGACGCTCTATACCGACACCGTCAACGGCATCATAGAAGGGAGTATCCGCCATGACAAGAACTGA
- a CDS encoding DUF6574 domain-containing protein, with the protein MTQEWFESADLEKKSPQTKSENQPNEPETSETVETEPQASEETPVSPKELERHEEEAPEMIEETQTEEEGEGKAEEEHKQENSAKEKSILSKALESPYIPDIDPRKTARFKEEIALFWTWLLDAIQEPTASKTTDQKHRYSVFGLLTLLSSFNLFFSIYHIKRLYYGYMISMANSSPSQLPPLDLFAGLSILVTSALFYFSIILGGFTVRRVLDQESDFTFQEAFDRYSRLFAIPLVLTALASFFALFGGLRFAGILTLLSMAIFALGNLFVISKPSKTSGLDPFYRFLLAVLLDGAILLPFFIAELALTVDYLRILTFF; encoded by the coding sequence ATGACACAAGAATGGTTTGAAAGTGCCGATCTTGAGAAGAAATCACCTCAGACGAAATCGGAAAACCAGCCCAACGAGCCTGAGACTTCAGAAACTGTGGAAACTGAACCACAAGCAAGCGAAGAAACACCTGTCTCACCTAAAGAGTTGGAAAGGCATGAGGAGGAAGCTCCCGAAATGATTGAGGAAACCCAAACCGAGGAAGAGGGAGAAGGGAAAGCTGAAGAGGAACACAAGCAAGAAAACTCTGCAAAAGAAAAAAGCATCCTCAGCAAGGCTTTAGAAAGTCCTTATATCCCAGATATTGATCCTCGTAAAACTGCCCGATTCAAAGAAGAAATCGCACTGTTTTGGACTTGGCTGCTGGATGCTATCCAAGAACCAACTGCTAGCAAGACTACGGACCAAAAGCATCGTTACAGTGTCTTTGGCCTGCTCACCCTGCTGTCCTCGTTCAACCTTTTCTTTAGTATCTATCATATCAAGCGCCTCTACTATGGCTATATGATTTCTATGGCTAATAGCTCTCCTAGCCAGCTCCCACCTTTAGATCTCTTTGCTGGACTTTCTATCTTGGTCACTAGCGCTCTATTTTACTTTTCCATCATTTTGGGAGGCTTTACTGTCCGACGTGTACTGGACCAGGAGAGCGACTTCACTTTTCAAGAAGCTTTCGATCGTTACAGCAGACTCTTTGCTATCCCGCTTGTCCTAACAGCTCTAGCAAGTTTCTTTGCACTCTTTGGTGGCTTACGATTTGCTGGGATCCTCACTCTTCTAAGCATGGCCATCTTTGCCCTTGGCAATCTCTTTGTGATTAGTAAACCAAGTAAGACTAGTGGCCTTGACCCATTCTATCGTTTCTTACTAGCTGTCTTACTTGATGGTGCTATTCTCTTACCCTTCTTCATTGCAGAGCTCGCGCTGACAGTAGACTACCTTCGCATCCTGACCTTCTTTTAA
- a CDS encoding DUF4097 family beta strand repeat-containing protein, with translation MRKLTKGFLIFGVVSTILGFIMIIVGAQSNGIQSLLAMSKDPVYDNRIEEVTFGNEVEKLDLALEEHSLTITESVDDKIHITYHPSVSGRHDLTTGMSDKTLSVTDKQASQHRFLGSGIEGLLRIASSYSNRFDEVILSLPKGRKLQAITVSANRGQTTIRQANLENATIKTKGYLLRITESSIKNSTLTTPRIINIFDTELTDSQVKTEEEHIYAENIKVRGKVELDSHNDLRLFLSKTEFDRINLDISSQHGGIYCNAQREHPRQKENELANPYKTDKADAKDMLIIKANQDIYLPKEEEYSAPPRNH, from the coding sequence ATGCGTAAATTGACAAAAGGATTTCTCATCTTTGGTGTGGTTTCTACAATCCTCGGTTTTATCATGATCATTGTAGGCGCGCAGTCCAATGGTATTCAAAGTTTACTTGCCATGTCAAAAGACCCCGTCTATGACAATCGTATCGAAGAAGTGACCTTTGGAAATGAAGTGGAAAAACTTGATCTAGCCCTTGAGGAACATAGCCTAACCATCACAGAGTCTGTAGATGACAAGATTCACATCACCTATCATCCTTCCGTGTCTGGTCGTCACGATCTAACTACTGGCATGAGTGACAAAACACTGAGCGTCACTGACAAACAAGCCTCCCAACATCGTTTTCTCGGTTCAGGAATCGAAGGCCTACTTCGTATCGCTAGCAGCTATTCTAATCGTTTTGACGAAGTCATTCTCTCTCTCCCTAAAGGAAGAAAACTGCAAGCGATCACCGTCTCAGCCAATCGTGGACAGACCACTATCCGGCAAGCCAACCTTGAAAATGCGACAATTAAAACAAAAGGCTATCTCTTAAGAATAACAGAAAGCTCTATCAAAAACAGTACACTAACAACACCTCGTATTATCAATATCTTTGATACCGAATTGACAGATAGCCAGGTCAAGACCGAAGAGGAACACATCTATGCTGAGAATATTAAGGTCCGCGGTAAGGTTGAGCTAGACTCTCATAACGACTTAAGACTCTTTCTTTCTAAGACAGAATTCGATCGTATCAATCTAGATATTTCTTCTCAGCATGGCGGTATTTATTGTAATGCACAAAGAGAACACCCTAGACAAAAAGAGAATGAACTTGCCAACCCCTACAAGACAGACAAAGCAGATGCTAAGGATATGCTCATTATAAAAGCCAATCAGGATATCTACCTACCCAAGGAAGAAGAATACTCTGCTCCACCTAGAAACCATTGA
- a CDS encoding CynX/NimT family MFS transporter — MKKQSLFFILGILLIGTVLRSPFTALPTILRDIAQGLGVEVSSLGILTSLPLLMFALFSAFASRLAQKIGLEHLFTYCLLLLTIGSVIRIFNLPLLYLGTLIIGASIAIFNVLLPSMIQANQPQKISFLTTLYVTAMGISTAIASYLSVPITQASSWKGLILVLSFLCLVTLLVWLPNHRHNHHLESKKEKQVKENILKSKDVWAIIIFGGLQSLLFYTSMTWLPTMAISAGLSNSDAALLASIFSLISIPFSMTIPSLTTRLSDCHRRIMLAIISIAGMMGIAMLLYPSNNFLYWLVAHLLIGTACSALFPYLMVCFSLKTSSPEKTAQLSGLAQTGGYILAAFGPTLFGYSFDLFQSWIPAVLALLAIDIIMTISLFMVDRVDKIL, encoded by the coding sequence ATGAAAAAACAATCACTCTTTTTTATCCTAGGAATTCTCTTAATCGGTACCGTTTTACGCTCTCCTTTCACTGCTCTTCCAACCATTTTAAGAGATATCGCTCAGGGACTAGGAGTTGAGGTTAGTTCTCTTGGGATTTTAACCAGTCTCCCTCTCTTGATGTTTGCTCTTTTCTCGGCTTTTGCGAGTCGCTTGGCACAAAAAATTGGACTAGAACATCTCTTCACTTACTGTCTTCTCCTCTTAACTATTGGCTCTGTCATTCGGATTTTCAATCTTCCCCTTCTCTATCTAGGAACTCTGATTATCGGTGCGAGCATTGCTATTTTTAATGTTCTTCTCCCTAGTATGATTCAGGCAAATCAGCCTCAAAAGATTAGCTTCCTAACAACTCTCTATGTCACTGCCATGGGGATTTCAACGGCCATCGCTTCTTATCTTTCGGTCCCTATCACCCAAGCTAGTTCTTGGAAGGGCCTCATCCTCGTTCTCAGCTTTCTATGTCTGGTCACTCTGCTAGTCTGGTTGCCAAATCATCGCCACAACCACCACCTAGAAAGCAAAAAAGAAAAGCAAGTCAAAGAAAATATTCTAAAAAGTAAAGATGTCTGGGCTATCATTATCTTTGGCGGGCTTCAGTCCTTGCTCTTTTATACAAGTATGACCTGGTTGCCAACTATGGCTATTAGTGCTGGTCTTTCTAATAGCGATGCGGCTCTTCTAGCTTCTATCTTCTCGCTGATCAGCATTCCTTTTTCCATGACCATCCCAAGTCTGACGACTCGTCTATCTGATTGCCACCGTCGAATCATGCTGGCAATCATCTCTATCGCTGGTATGATGGGAATTGCCATGCTCTTGTACCCAAGCAACAACTTCCTCTACTGGCTAGTCGCTCACCTCTTAATTGGAACGGCCTGTAGTGCTCTCTTTCCTTATCTCATGGTTTGCTTCTCACTTAAGACCAGCTCGCCTGAAAAGACTGCGCAACTCTCAGGCCTGGCGCAAACAGGGGGCTACATCTTGGCGGCCTTTGGTCCTACCTTGTTTGGTTATAGCTTTGACCTTTTCCAATCTTGGATTCCAGCTGTCCTTGCCCTTCTAGCCATCGATATCATCATGACCATCTCACTCTTTATGGTGGATCGGGTTGATAAAATTCTTTAA
- a CDS encoding glycosyltransferase, whose amino-acid sequence MPEKQKISVLMSVYVKENPTFLRDAIKSVQNQTLKPSELVLVEDGPLTPELYQVLDEVEAQSDIPVKRCPLEQNQGLGLALRYGVLQCQYNIIARMDTDDLAVPDRFEKQLQLMEKENLDLLGGQIAEFIDNPDEIVSYRRVPTQHADIVAYQRMRSAFNHMTVMFKKDMVLKAGNYEDGLYMEDDLLWLNMITSGAKTGNLDQILCKVRVGAGMFERRGGLRYLKFYRQARQRMLERGQISYIEYAKSMFIQAIVALCPGFVRQFIFVKLLRKSK is encoded by the coding sequence GTGCCTGAAAAGCAAAAAATCAGCGTCTTGATGTCGGTCTATGTAAAGGAAAACCCGACGTTTTTGAGAGATGCTATCAAAAGTGTTCAAAATCAAACCTTGAAACCGAGTGAACTTGTTCTTGTTGAGGATGGGCCCCTCACGCCTGAGCTCTATCAGGTGCTAGATGAAGTGGAAGCTCAGTCAGACATTCCAGTGAAACGGTGCCCCTTAGAGCAAAATCAAGGTTTAGGCTTGGCTCTTCGTTACGGTGTTTTGCAGTGCCAGTATAACATTATTGCTCGCATGGATACGGACGATTTAGCCGTTCCGGATCGTTTTGAGAAACAGCTTCAACTGATGGAGAAAGAAAATCTCGATCTCTTAGGTGGGCAGATTGCAGAGTTTATTGACAATCCAGATGAGATTGTGTCTTATCGTCGTGTTCCAACTCAGCACGCAGACATTGTGGCTTATCAGAGAATGAGAAGCGCCTTTAACCATATGACAGTCATGTTCAAAAAGGACATGGTCCTCAAGGCGGGCAACTACGAAGACGGGCTTTACATGGAGGATGATCTCCTTTGGCTCAATATGATTACGTCAGGTGCCAAGACTGGCAACCTAGATCAAATCTTGTGTAAGGTTCGTGTCGGTGCAGGGATGTTTGAGCGTCGAGGTGGCTTGCGTTACCTTAAATTCTACCGTCAAGCTCGCCAACGGATGCTTGAGCGAGGGCAAATTTCTTACATAGAATATGCTAAAAGTATGTTCATTCAGGCAATTGTTGCACTTTGTCCAGGTTTTGTACGTCAGTTTATCTTTGTCAAACTTTTAAGAAAGAGCAAGTAA
- a CDS encoding DUF1700 domain-containing protein codes for MTRTDYLTQLETYLNKLPEADRIEAMDYFKELFDDAGPEGEEELIASLGTPKEAAHDILSDLLDKKVNEAPAQKNDRQLLHIALLALLVAPIGIPVGIGILMAIIGIIIAAVSVILAFFTVSVTGILLGGLFIVESFSVLVEAKSAFILIFGAGLLSIGASSLVLLGISYVARFFGLLIVRLAQWILKKGKRGDRHA; via the coding sequence ATGACAAGAACTGACTATCTGACTCAGTTAGAAACCTATCTCAATAAACTGCCTGAAGCTGACCGCATCGAAGCTATGGACTACTTTAAGGAACTATTTGACGATGCAGGCCCAGAGGGCGAAGAGGAACTCATTGCCAGTCTGGGAACTCCAAAAGAAGCTGCCCATGATATCCTCTCTGATCTTCTCGATAAAAAAGTCAATGAAGCCCCTGCTCAAAAGAATGACCGTCAACTGCTACACATTGCCCTCCTGGCCCTGCTAGTAGCTCCTATCGGAATTCCGGTCGGGATCGGCATCCTCATGGCCATCATCGGTATTATTATCGCAGCCGTCTCCGTCATTTTAGCCTTCTTTACCGTCTCTGTAACGGGTATCCTGCTAGGTGGACTTTTTATCGTAGAGAGCTTTAGCGTCCTAGTCGAAGCCAAATCTGCCTTTATCTTGATTTTTGGGGCTGGTTTGCTTTCTATCGGTGCTTCTTCTCTTGTTCTACTAGGTATCTCCTATGTAGCTCGTTTCTTTGGCCTCCTAATCGTCCGCTTGGCACAATGGATTCTTAAAAAAGGAAAGAGAGGTGACAGACATGCGTAA
- a CDS encoding ATP-binding cassette domain-containing protein, with amino-acid sequence MVSHYKQATLLDCGMACVKTIISYYFPKLEHLDSLQFDNNNHQGLSLFEIEGMLKSYGIDADSYQIDTPSLLNNVSFPYLMVVERAGLPHYIVVLDRDSNLLTVSDPANEEIEKISSLELFSQSVGIVLIPQKSESVNLEDRKGVVTLSYADKLYHRFLSSLSWKRKFAIFFLGIAKIILPVTIAFFLQITMSNLLNIQFSFQLFSLASIILASYLYWQFSILETRLKGKIENDFLNDILSSFYQNQLNDFSLTKNYEYVSSYFWNLLLSATGIMQKFYLKVQLLVFCLLLLLLLKLNIIIFAVTSLSIVILGLYVNFEIRKVVKNQREFIAKSSNFSSLVENTIYGLQDIISFQKSSDFIKEFNERLNELLGTKLDSTHITNRLLASTQIFIGLTGSFLIATIISMRDYEHIAEYANSILILLLLSSILSSLITSWVALKKSQYSFEFIGTEEVEAKRDVIPVSVAKIKQLSCRNLCKKWDERSVFNKLNFEFNSGELTVITGGNGTGKSSLLNIIQGLSSPTEGDIVLNGMESFSTLEETDILDYLSVYSSEFHVFPGSVSKNINFTLFNKENYESNNLDSLNLNVSLSHQIDGKATNISQGQKQKILLMRSLSQEKDIYLFDEPTENLDRNSTELFLNEVEKLVNEEKIVIVVTHDKDVIARASKVINMDEFH; translated from the coding sequence ATGGTTAGTCACTATAAACAAGCAACTTTGCTGGATTGTGGAATGGCTTGTGTAAAGACAATCATTTCTTATTATTTCCCAAAATTAGAACATTTAGATAGTCTACAATTTGATAATAATAATCACCAAGGACTGTCTTTGTTTGAAATAGAAGGTATGCTAAAAAGCTATGGTATTGATGCGGATTCTTATCAAATTGACACTCCTAGTTTGTTAAATAACGTATCATTTCCTTATTTGATGGTAGTAGAAAGAGCTGGTTTACCTCATTATATTGTTGTATTAGATAGAGATAGTAATTTATTGACGGTTTCTGATCCTGCAAATGAGGAAATTGAGAAAATTTCAAGTTTAGAACTTTTTAGTCAGAGTGTAGGAATTGTTTTAATTCCCCAAAAGAGTGAGAGTGTTAATTTAGAAGATAGAAAAGGTGTTGTTACTTTGAGCTATGCAGATAAGTTATATCATAGATTTCTATCTTCACTTAGTTGGAAGAGAAAGTTTGCAATCTTTTTCTTGGGAATAGCCAAAATTATCTTACCAGTTACTATTGCTTTTTTTCTACAAATAACAATGTCTAATCTGCTTAATATTCAGTTTAGCTTTCAGTTATTTAGTCTCGCTTCAATAATATTAGCTTCATATTTGTATTGGCAGTTCTCTATATTAGAAACGAGATTAAAAGGAAAGATTGAGAATGATTTTTTAAATGATATTCTGTCCTCTTTTTATCAGAACCAATTAAATGATTTTTCTTTAACTAAGAATTATGAGTATGTTAGTAGTTATTTTTGGAATTTGTTGTTATCAGCAACAGGTATTATGCAAAAATTTTACTTAAAGGTACAGCTTTTAGTGTTTTGCTTGCTACTATTATTGCTATTAAAATTGAATATCATTATTTTCGCAGTTACAAGCTTATCTATAGTTATTCTTGGTTTATATGTAAATTTTGAGATACGAAAAGTTGTAAAAAATCAACGAGAATTTATTGCTAAGAGTTCTAACTTTAGTTCTCTTGTAGAAAATACAATTTATGGTTTGCAAGATATTATAAGTTTCCAAAAATCTAGCGACTTTATCAAAGAATTTAATGAAAGACTCAATGAACTGTTGGGAACGAAACTAGATAGTACACATATTACCAATAGATTATTAGCTTCTACTCAGATATTTATCGGTTTAACTGGTTCATTTTTGATTGCTACTATAATTTCTATGAGAGATTATGAACATATAGCAGAGTATGCAAATAGTATTTTGATTCTATTACTTTTATCCAGCATTTTAAGTTCTTTAATTACATCTTGGGTAGCATTGAAAAAAAGTCAATATTCCTTTGAGTTTATTGGAACAGAGGAGGTAGAAGCGAAAAGGGATGTTATTCCTGTTTCAGTAGCTAAAATTAAACAGTTGTCATGTCGGAATTTATGTAAAAAATGGGATGAAAGATCGGTGTTTAATAAATTAAATTTCGAGTTTAATAGTGGTGAATTAACCGTTATTACAGGCGGTAATGGAACTGGGAAATCATCTCTTTTGAATATTATTCAGGGATTATCTTCTCCAACAGAGGGTGATATTGTACTGAATGGAATGGAAAGTTTTTCTACTTTAGAGGAGACTGATATTTTGGATTATTTAAGCGTGTATTCATCTGAATTTCATGTATTCCCTGGAAGTGTTTCAAAAAATATTAATTTCACCCTATTTAATAAGGAAAACTATGAATCAAATAATCTTGATAGTCTGAATCTCAATGTATCTCTGAGTCATCAGATTGATGGGAAAGCCACCAATATTTCGCAAGGTCAAAAACAAAAAATTCTACTCATGAGGAGTTTATCACAAGAAAAGGACATCTATCTATTCGATGAGCCTACAGAAAATTTGGACAGAAACTCAACTGAATTATTTCTAAATGAGGTTGAGAAATTAGTGAACGAGGAAAAGATTGTTATTGTCGTGACTCATGATAAGGATGTTATTGCTAGAGCAAGCAAAGTTATTAATATGGATGAATTTCATTAA
- a CDS encoding nucleoside-diphosphate sugar epimerase/dehydratase, which produces MNKKLTDYVIDLVEILNKQQKQVFWGIFDILSMVVSIIVSYILFYGLINPAPVDYVIYTLLAFLLYQIMIAFWGLNASISRYSKITDFMKIFFGVMLSSVLSYGICYAFLPLFSIRFIVLFILLSTFLILLPRITWQLIYSKRKQGSGDGEHRRTFLIGAGDGGALFMNSYQHPTSELEIVGILDNDEKKKGQKLGGIPVLGSYDNLPELAKRHQIERVIVAIPSLDPSEYERILQMCNKLGVKCYKMPKVETVVQGLHQSGSGFQKIDITDLLGRQEIRLDESRLGTEITGKTILVTGAGGSIGSEICRQISRFNPERIVLLGHGENSIYLIYHELIRKFQGIDYVPVIADIQDYDRLLQVFEQYKPAIIYHAAAHKHVPMMERNPKEAFKNNILGTYNVAKAVDEAKVPKMVMISTDKAVNPPNVMGATKRVAELIVTGFNQRSKSTYCAVRFGNVLGSRGSVIPVFERQIAEGGPVTVTDFRMTRYFMTIPEASRLVIHAGAYAKDGEVFILDMGKPVKIYDLAKKMVLLSGHTESEIPIVEVGIRPGEKLYEELLVSTELVDNQVMDKIFVGKVNVMPLEAIDQKIEEFRSLSGDELKEAIISFANETTHAE; this is translated from the coding sequence ATGAATAAAAAACTAACAGATTACGTGATTGATCTGGTTGAAATTTTAAATAAACAGCAAAAACAAGTGTTTTGGGGGATATTCGATATTCTGAGTATGGTGGTTTCCATCATCGTATCTTATATCTTGTTTTATGGCCTTATAAATCCTGCGCCTGTGGACTATGTGATTTACACTCTTTTAGCCTTCCTTCTCTATCAAATCATGATTGCATTTTGGGGGCTAAATGCTAGTATCAGTCGTTATAGCAAGATTACGGATTTCATGAAAATCTTTTTCGGAGTGATGCTCAGCAGTGTTCTTTCTTATGGAATCTGCTATGCCTTTCTTCCATTGTTTTCTATCCGTTTCATCGTACTCTTCATTTTGTTGAGTACCTTCCTCATCTTGCTTCCTCGTATCACTTGGCAGCTGATTTATTCTAAGCGCAAGCAAGGTAGTGGAGATGGAGAGCATCGCCGTACCTTCTTGATCGGTGCTGGTGATGGTGGCGCCCTCTTTATGAACAGCTACCAACATCCAACTAGCGAGCTTGAGATAGTGGGGATTTTGGATAACGATGAAAAGAAAAAGGGACAAAAACTAGGTGGAATCCCAGTTTTGGGCTCTTATGATAATCTACCTGAATTGGCCAAACGTCACCAAATCGAGCGTGTTATCGTAGCAATCCCTTCGCTTGATCCATCAGAGTATGAACGTATCTTGCAGATGTGTAATAAACTAGGTGTCAAATGTTACAAGATGCCTAAAGTTGAGACGGTTGTTCAAGGTTTACATCAATCGGGTAGTGGTTTCCAAAAAATTGATATCACGGACCTTTTGGGCCGTCAGGAAATTCGCCTTGACGAATCACGTCTGGGTACTGAGATTACAGGCAAGACCATCTTGGTGACAGGAGCTGGTGGTTCGATTGGTTCGGAAATTTGTCGCCAGATTAGCCGCTTCAACCCAGAGCGTATCGTCTTGCTTGGACATGGTGAAAATTCAATCTACCTTATTTATCATGAGTTGATTCGTAAATTCCAAGGGATTGATTATGTTCCTGTCATTGCAGATATTCAGGATTATGATCGTCTTTTACAAGTGTTTGAACAGTACAAACCAGCTATCATCTACCATGCTGCAGCCCACAAACATGTTCCAATGATGGAGCGCAATCCAAAAGAAGCCTTCAAGAACAATATCCTCGGGACCTACAATGTTGCCAAGGCTGTTGATGAGGCCAAAGTACCTAAGATGGTCATGATTTCGACTGACAAGGCGGTTAATCCGCCGAATGTTATGGGGGCGACTAAGCGCGTGGCAGAGTTGATTGTCACTGGCTTTAACCAACGTAGCAAATCAACCTACTGTGCAGTTCGTTTTGGGAATGTTCTTGGTAGCCGTGGTAGCGTGATTCCTGTTTTTGAACGCCAGATTGCTGAAGGTGGTCCTGTAACGGTGACAGACTTCCGTATGACACGTTACTTCATGACCATTCCAGAGGCTAGCCGTCTGGTCATCCATGCTGGCGCTTATGCCAAGGACGGAGAAGTCTTTATCCTTGATATGGGCAAACCGGTCAAGATCTACGACTTGGCTAAGAAAATGGTCCTTCTAAGCGGGCACACGGAAAGTGAAATTCCAATCGTTGAGGTCGGTATCCGACCAGGTGAAAAACTCTATGAAGAACTCTTGGTTTCGACCGAATTGGTTGATAACCAAGTCATGGATAAGATTTTCGTTGGTAAGGTTAACGTCATGCCTCTAGAAGCCATCGATCAAAAGATTGAAGAATTCCGTTCACTCAGTGGAGATGAGCTCAAAGAAGCAATTATTTCCTTTGCAAATGAGACAACCCATGCTGAGTAA